The genomic segment tactagtattatacaatagtgcataataaaatataatatatattaatacataaatatatgatatagtataatattaatgtaatataatataatattattataatatagtactataacattgcatactataggataataatttaatataatattaaattatttaacataacataatattatattatattatatttatagtataatacaataataaatgtataaaatactataattattaatataaattaattttttactcttttgatgaccatttatttctctaacaaattttctagctaggtgacaaaattaattaataattactaatatttttatttatttatttatttattcgttcatttatatacatatttatttatttatttatttttttttttctttccttttttttcttccctttttttttctttcctttttcttctttttctttccttttcttttttcttctcttctcctctttccttcttctctttccttctcctttcttctcccgcgagGCCGGTGGTGCCGGAAGGGGCCGGGCCGCGGCGGCCACGGGAGGAGGCCCGGGAGGGGAGTGGGACAGCAGGCCCCGGCGACcgcgggggaggggggctcgggaggagaCCGGGACAGCGGGCCGCGACGaccgcggggggaggggggctcgggaggaggccgggacggcgggccgcggcgaccgcggggggagggggggctcgggagggggtcGGGACGGCGGGCCGCGGCGCCTGCCGGGGAGGCGGCGGCCATGGCCgccccttcctcttttttttgttgtggTGGGTCGCAGCGGCGGCTGGGGAGCGCGGCCATGGGTGGCTGGGCAGCCATGGGCTccctcccaaaacaaaaaaaaaaaaagaaaaaggaggagggcCGGCGAcattgaggagaaggagatagagagggagagagagagggggggatggTGAGAGAGGAAAAGGCGGTGGGATGGAGATTTTTGGGAGAAaaaatgaacttttaaatgggggtattttggtaaaaaatacagcttcccgacaaagctgaaaacagcattttcggaaagctccaaaatggagcttctgccAAAAAGCTGCTTTCAGCTTcctgcaaaagctgaaacaacttttccaaaattttaccaaacactcttttttacctaaaaatacttttggagggccagaaagtgctttttggccctccaaaagctcccccaaacagggccataATACATTCCAATAAGTTCAACTCTGCATTTAGGCCTAATGTTGTTATGAAGTTGAGTTTCATAGGAGAAGAGATGCTTGCAATTTGATATTCTAACAAAAAACATTTGCTGCTTGCATTTAGTAAATTTCTAGTGAATTGATTGATCTGATAGGAGGAATAATATCTTCCAGCAATGTATTGCCTACCAAAATCACTCAATCACCACTGCTATTGCCAACAACAAGAACATGGCCTCCATCAACAAATTTGGGCTCAAGACCAACCCACAACCAAAGCCCTATCGAGTCACTTGGATTAAAGTGCATcgcaaatttatttttattttcagtttATTATTAAAGATTTTTAACTGCTGCATGGCTACCTCTTCTTTCTTGGTGCATGTTAATCAGCATAATTCAGCAAGTGGATGTCTGAAACTAGCCAGGACCTTCCTCTTGTCTGAGAGGAAATATAACAAGAAACGAATGGTCACAGACTCACACAATATTCTTGATTTAGATGTGGAAAGACTAATTCTGTGTTTTGTGCAAGGAATGCCGAATCGGGCTATACCGACCGATTTAGGCCAAATCGAGCTAACCCAGTCTCTGACCGGGTCGGTTCGGGCACATAAAACGGTTCCAGCTCCATAGGAGGCAAAACCGGCCGGTACAAGAGCGAACTGAACAGAACCGGACCGGTTCCGTCTGGTTCGATCCGGTACCGAACCAGATCGGGCGCCGACTGGTATGGCACCCGATACCGGTTCCGCAATCCTTGGTTTTGTGAATATAGAAGAGAGATAAACACCATGCTTCACTACAAGAAagttcttttttgaaaaaaaggaaGTTACCAAAAAACCATTTCTTTTAAAGTTGTTCTACCTTAGACGCTCCTGGGGACTGTTCAATTTTCCTCTCCATCATTCCCTGGTTCAAGGCTTCTAGTCTTTTTCTGCACAGGACAAAAGACAGAGCAGCATCAGAGAAAAAGATCAACAAGGCTTCACGTTAGCAAGTGTTATTCAGTTAGCACATAATTGAAATTCAGGGAATTATGTCTAGGATCACATCTACTTGCAATGCATGAGGCATATGTGCTGCTATGCAGCTTAAAGCAGACATGAACATAGAGCCTGTAACCACAAGACACAAAGAATACTCAAATTTTTGGACTAAGGAATAATTTGGTTTTAACCCACAAGAACAATTTGATTTTAGTTCAAACCTTGTCTTTGTTtcgtttctaattttttttaaaaaatgatggAAGAATACTTGGTATCCTCAAGGCGTCCATGTAAGCTCCATCTCTGTCGAAATCCATCCATGCCTTCAATTCCACTTGCAAGAATCATGCGCCTGAAAGTTAAGCATGTGCAAAAATTCATATACAGTGAACACAACAAGGAATGAGTTTGTACTCAAATCAACGACAGAGCAATTCACTATaatattttcttgttttttgtcTTGCAGATGATTTTAATTGTTGCACAGCTAGTTTGTCAGTAAATTAGCATTTACAGTGCATAGAATATGGAACAGATTTTTGTCTAAAATGTAGGCAATCCTTAAAGTATGAAGGATTGTTGCAACGCTGCACTTTGATGAAATTCAAATTgtgaacagaaaaaaaaaaaaaaaagatgcgaCAAATAAAGCAAACATGCGAGCATGTTTCCTTCTCTCCATATTCAGCTAAACACTACGCCTAGTGACATTGTGACAAGATATAAGAAAACGTGCTTCAATATCTATGTTGTCTAAAGCAAGATCTTACAATAGGAAACAAATTCCAAATTTGAAACTAACAAGCCTCATATGATCCTTTTCCCTAAGTACTTAAGCAGCTTTTACAGTTATTAATACAGCACGGGCGAATATGAATGCCCCATTTAAAAGGATCCAGGTATTATAAATTTTTAGCATATGAGCAGCTAACAAGCTTCTCGATCGCGCcttctctttttcccttttattGATTGGTTACCCAGATTTTCTACAGACTGAACTTAAAGGTTGCACCTCTCTAGTAATGCAACTTCAGATTGAAGTTGTGCAGCTCTTTCCTTTGCCTGCTCCAAAGGCATAGACAATCCCAACTTATCCTCACTATCCAGGAGTCGTTATCTTAGCTCCTTATCCTGTAAGTGAATTCCATAGACCCACAGAAAATGTCAAGGTAACAAGCAAAATAAGTAGGCCACATAAAAATGCATATATCACATGGGTGATAAGTGAATATAGCTAACCCTTTTCTCAGCACATTGTCTATACCAAACGATCTCATCTTGGCAAAGTGGCTCAATATCATTGATTTGCAGGCCTAGAGCATTACAAAATGTCAATTTTCTCATTCTATGTATAATGAAAGACTAAGATCATATATTCTTTTGAGAGAGCAATGGGCTCAACAATCTGTGCCACTATAATGATTTGTATCATATATTATCTTATTTCACTGAAGAGATTCCTCAGTATTCCATCACATAAATTAACACCTCCAAGAACATGAGATGCAATCTCTGGGGGTATGAGAGGTGAAGGCAGTCCCAGCATAAGGATGTTGCCGGCTAGGATAGTTTCCTCCATGGTTGGCTGTGAATCAACTAAAACATGACTGACAGGAAAAATTTAAATTGACATTTAAACAGTATGAAAACCTTCATTCATGCATTAAAGACCAAGCTATCACAGAATTTGCAAATGGAGAAAACACACATGTAAATGTCACGAAATATACGATGGAGTTGGGTGATACGTTTACTGATCTTGACCACTAGCCTTCCACTAATGACCAATCTTGAATGAcccatttatataaatataaattcaaTGAGTTGGTTTAAAAGCCATTTCAACGGACAATTTGTGAATCACCATACTGTTATGCATAAAGAAGGGGAGAAAAAACAGGGGAAATTCGATGCCGATAATACTTTGAAACTTGAAtgctttgttaaaaaaaaagaaaaaagaaacacgaAGTAGCATTGAATGGGTTGATATATAGTTATAGATTCAATCAAGTAAGCTTAGTAATTATATCATGCAAGCAAACAGTATGCCCTCTATATGACAACTCATTCATTAGCTGAGTTCCCTATGAAACTCCTGAGAGTAGACAGTGTAGATAGGTCAATTACTATAAATGGAGGTCAATTACTAAAAATGGGCTCCGAAAGGCACTGATTTCGGGcaaaaagtaaaaagtaaacggTACTATATATGACAACTCATTCTCCAGAACTTTTCTGGACTTCACGCGTTAATTCAAGCAGAAGCAAAAGAAGACGGTACTTAAAAGCAAAATGAAGCACCGATATTCAAATCCACCACATTGTGTTGGCAGACAAAGTTATGAGAACCTTTCACGCATAAATACAAGCAGGAAATATGCGTTTTAAAACTACGAAAAAAAAACGGAAGAGAACGAAAGATAGtctagaagaagaaaggaaaggaatATCAACTGGTTAATGATTAGAAAAGAAGTACCAGTGGTTCCGAAGCCGGTTTTCTCCGCCGATCAGTGCC from the Phoenix dactylifera cultivar Barhee BC4 chromosome 14, palm_55x_up_171113_PBpolish2nd_filt_p, whole genome shotgun sequence genome contains:
- the LOC103707983 gene encoding uncharacterized protein LOC103707983, with translation MPLEQAKERAAQLQSEVALLERRMILASGIEGMDGFRQRWSLHGRLEDTKKRLEALNQGMMERKIEQSPGASKTRGRSWLVSDIHLLNYAD